One Rhea pennata isolate bPtePen1 chromosome 3, bPtePen1.pri, whole genome shotgun sequence DNA segment encodes these proteins:
- the CNR1 gene encoding cannabinoid receptor 1, producing MKSILDGLADTTFRTITTDLLYAGSNDIQGDPFQEKMTAGDDPLLSIIPSDQINITEFYNKSLSTFKENDENIQCGENFMDMECFMILNPSQQLAIAVLSLTLGTFTVLENLLVLCVILHSRSLRCRPSYHFIGSLAVADLLGSVIFVYSFVDFHVFHRKDSPNVFLFKLGGVTASFTASVGSLFLTAIDRYISIHRPLAYKRIVTRPKAVVAFCVMWTIAIVIAVLPLLGWNCKKLNSVCSDIFPLIDETYLMFWIGVTSVLLLFIVYAYMYILWKAHSHAVRMIQRGTQKSIIIQTTEDGKVQITRPDQTRMDIRLAKTLVLILVVLIICWGPLLAIMVYDVFGKMNKLIKTVFAFCSMLCLLNSTVNPIIYALRSKDLRHAFRSMFPTCEGTAQPLDNSMESDCQHKHANNAGNVHRAAESCIKSTVKIAKVTMSVSTDTTAEAL from the exons ATGAAGTCAATCCTAGATGGCCTCGCGGACACAACTTTCCGAACGATTACAACAGATCTCCTTTACGCGGGCTCCAACGATATCCA gGGTGATCCTTTCCAAGAAAAAATGACTGCAGGAGATGATCCCCTGTTGAGCATTATTCCATCCGATCAGATCAATATCACAGAGTTTTACAACAAGTCCTTGTCTACCTTTAAGGAGAATGATGAGAATATACAGTGTGGGGAGAACTTCATGGATATGGAGTGTTTTATGATCCTGAACCCCAGCCAGCAGCTGGCTATTGCAGTTCTGTCCCTCACCCTGGGCACCTTCACTGTCCTGGAGAACCTCCTCGTCCTCTGCGTCATCCTCCACTCCCGAAGCCTCCGGTGTCGACCCTCTTACCACTTCATCGGCAGCCTGGCTGTGGCCGACCTCCTGGGCAGCGTGATTTTTGTCTACAGTTTTGTTGATTTCCATGTTTTCCACCGGAAGGACAGCCCTAATGTCTTCTTGTTCAAACTGGGTGGAGTTACAGCCTCGTTCACTGCCTCTGTAGGTAGCCTTTTCCTCACGGCAATAGACCGGTACATATCTATACACAGGCCGCTAGCGTACAAAAGGATTGTAACCCGACCAAAGGCTGTCGTAGCGTTCTGTGTGATGTGGACCATCGCTATTGTAATAGCTGTTCTTCCTCTGCTCGGCTGGAACTGCAAAAAACTCAATTCTGTGTGTTCAGACATATTCCCCCTCATCGATGAGACGTACCTGATGTTCTGGATTGGGGTCACCAGCGTACTCTTGCTGTTCATTGTGTATGCTTACATGTACATCCTGTGGAAGGCTCACAGTCATGCTGTTCGAATGATTCAGCGTGGCACTCAGAAAAGCATAATCATTCAGACTACGGAGGATGGGAAAGTACAGATCACTAGGCCTGATCAAACTCGTATGGACATCAGGTTAGCCAAAACCTTGGTCCTTATTCTAGTCGTTCTAATCATATGCTGGGGCCCTCTCCTCGCCATAATGGTTTATGATGTCTTTGGGAAAATGAACAAGCTCATCAAGACTGTCTTTGCATTCTGTAGCATGCTCTGTTTGCTGAATTCGACAGTGAATCCCATCATCTACGCTCTGAGGAGCAAGGACTTGCGACATGCTTTCCGGAGCATGTTCCCCACCTGCGAAGGAACTGCACAGCCGCTCGATAACAGCATGGAGTCCGACTGCCAGCACAAGCACGCCAACAACGCAGGTAACGTTCACAGGGCTGCGGAGAGCTGCATTAAGAGCACAGTTAAGATTGCCAAAGTTACCATGTCTGTCTCCACAGACACAACTGCTGAAGCATTGTAA